A part of Streptomyces sp. NBC_00557 genomic DNA contains:
- a CDS encoding universal stress protein, producing the protein MSTAPVIAAVDGSEDSLRALEWASDAARRRAAPLRVVHVRQYAAWGQADVLVAAPPETEGDPVLDDVRARFADRGAGPAVEYVALEGVPGAVLPELGADAQLLVLGSRGRGGFASLLLGSNGLAAARDAECPVVIVPRPGREVHGEGPAEPGPRVVVGLHADSPDDATLSFAFTEAALRGARLQVIAAYPWPVQTWSAPGQLVPPVIDQAAVEAETRVLAEGFLAPHRERHPDVRADAEALPGDAAGRLVAASKDAELVVVGRHRRRLLAPARMMGSVTQAVLLHAASPVAVVPPPPGEA; encoded by the coding sequence ATGAGCACTGCGCCGGTCATCGCCGCGGTCGACGGCTCGGAGGACAGCCTGCGCGCGCTGGAGTGGGCGTCCGACGCCGCCCGCCGTCGCGCCGCACCCCTGCGCGTGGTGCACGTACGGCAGTACGCCGCCTGGGGCCAGGCCGACGTGCTGGTCGCCGCGCCGCCCGAGACGGAGGGCGACCCGGTCCTGGACGACGTGCGGGCCCGGTTCGCCGATCGCGGCGCCGGGCCGGCGGTCGAGTACGTCGCCCTGGAGGGCGTACCGGGCGCCGTGCTGCCCGAACTCGGTGCGGACGCCCAGCTGTTGGTGCTCGGCTCCCGGGGCCGCGGCGGCTTCGCCAGCCTGCTGCTCGGCTCGAACGGCCTCGCCGCCGCCCGGGACGCGGAGTGCCCGGTCGTCATCGTGCCCCGGCCCGGCCGCGAGGTGCACGGCGAGGGGCCGGCCGAGCCAGGCCCCCGGGTGGTCGTCGGCCTGCACGCGGACAGCCCCGACGATGCCACCCTCTCCTTCGCCTTCACCGAGGCCGCCCTGCGCGGCGCCCGTCTCCAGGTGATCGCCGCCTACCCCTGGCCGGTGCAGACCTGGTCCGCGCCCGGCCAGCTCGTGCCGCCGGTGATCGACCAGGCGGCCGTCGAGGCCGAGACCCGGGTCCTCGCCGAGGGCTTCCTCGCCCCGCACCGCGAACGGCACCCCGACGTCCGCGCCGACGCCGAGGCGCTGCCCGGCGACGCGGCCGGCCGGCTCGTCGCCGCCTCCAAGGACGCCGAACTGGTCGTCGTCGGCCGGCACCGGCGCCGACTGCTCGCACCCGCCCGCATGATGGGCTCGGTGACCCAGGCGGTCCTGCTGCACGCGGCCAGCCCCGTCGCGGTGGTGCCCCCGCCGCCGGGCGAGGCCTGA
- a CDS encoding extracellular catalytic domain type 1 short-chain-length polyhydroxyalkanoate depolymerase yields the protein MPLPPSGAAPRDRLGARLHRILLRLLAVVAVVVGTALAGPLPAAQASVTLTRVSDFGSNPGALTMYVYRPASLPAHPPVVVALHGCTQNAQVYADNSGLPRLADRDGFLLVFAETTTANNPSQCFNWFQAGDNRRDQGEALSIRQMVSQAVTAYGADPQRVYVTGLSAGGAMTAVMLATYPDVFSAGAVVAGLPYDCTKDNSPYTCMNPGVDLSPDAWAQRVRDADPSYAGPWPRTAIWYGDQDTTVVPRNAMELRDQWTALHGLTQTPSRTTAIGPDATRQDQYLAADGTVAVEVDKVPGIGHGTPVDPGTGTEQCGSTGAPYFPASICSSYWIARFFGLETADPGGGGGGGGGGGGSASCWTASNYAQVLAGRATTSGGYTYAKGSQQNMGLYNTFVTHTLKEQPAGYFTIADNGCP from the coding sequence ATGCCCCTGCCCCCGTCCGGCGCCGCACCCCGAGACCGGCTCGGCGCCCGCCTCCACCGCATCCTGCTACGCCTGCTCGCCGTCGTCGCCGTGGTCGTCGGCACCGCGCTGGCCGGACCCCTGCCCGCCGCCCAGGCGTCCGTGACGCTCACCAGGGTGAGCGACTTCGGGTCCAACCCCGGCGCCCTCACGATGTACGTCTACCGGCCCGCGTCGCTGCCCGCGCACCCGCCGGTGGTCGTCGCCCTGCACGGCTGCACCCAGAACGCGCAGGTCTACGCCGACAACTCCGGCCTGCCCCGGCTCGCCGACCGGGACGGCTTCCTGCTGGTGTTCGCGGAGACCACCACGGCCAACAACCCGAGCCAGTGCTTCAACTGGTTCCAGGCCGGCGACAACCGGCGCGACCAGGGCGAGGCCCTGTCCATCCGGCAGATGGTGAGCCAGGCCGTGACCGCCTACGGCGCCGACCCCCAGCGCGTCTACGTCACCGGTCTGTCCGCGGGCGGCGCCATGACCGCCGTCATGCTCGCCACCTACCCCGACGTCTTCTCCGCCGGAGCGGTCGTCGCGGGCCTGCCCTACGACTGCACCAAGGACAACAGCCCCTACACCTGCATGAATCCCGGTGTCGACCTGAGCCCCGACGCGTGGGCGCAGCGGGTGCGGGACGCCGATCCGTCGTACGCCGGACCCTGGCCGCGCACGGCCATCTGGTACGGCGACCAGGACACCACCGTCGTCCCGCGCAACGCCATGGAGCTGCGCGACCAGTGGACCGCGCTGCACGGCCTGACCCAGACCCCGAGCCGCACCACGGCCATCGGTCCCGACGCCACCCGGCAGGACCAGTACCTCGCCGCCGACGGCACCGTCGCCGTCGAGGTCGACAAGGTCCCCGGCATCGGCCACGGCACCCCCGTGGACCCGGGTACCGGCACCGAGCAGTGCGGCAGCACGGGCGCGCCCTACTTCCCGGCGTCGATCTGCTCCAGCTACTGGATCGCGCGGTTCTTCGGCCTGGAGACCGCCGATCCGGGCGGCGGCGGAGGAGGAGGCGGCGGCGGTGGCGGCAGCGCCTCCTGCTGGACGGCGAGCAACTACGCCCAGGTGCTGGCCGGCAGGGCCACCACCAGCGGCGGCTACACCTACGCCAAGGGATCCCAGCAGAACATGGGCCTGTACAACACGTTCGTCACCCACACACTCAAGGAGCAGCCCGCGGGTTACTTCACCATCGCGGACAACGGCTGCCCCTGA
- a CDS encoding aminoglycoside phosphotransferase family protein, giving the protein MYAASSSVSAPPRPLRTRPAGGGPYLDPAARPGGPAPVAGRLRRLPGQPGPQPLSGRLDLSGPQGAQLRTAIAAVHRICPEFTPAQVLRRSGRSVLLVGTAGRGTAVAKCLLDHSPAWAERIRHEIAAYRSFVRHRPPVRVPRLIAADPDNGTLVIERAPGRVAALQRHPLEAPPRADIRAALGAICRVNAWRPPAGTFDMPLDYGARISRYHELGLLTDRDLGDLQKLLHGIAHEVGRHGMLQFCHGDALLSNVLLSPAGPVLVDWEHAGWYLPGYDLATLWLVLGDAPVARRQISQIAQSAGPASRDAFLVNLMLLLTREIRTYETAVQRSMHEVTPAAPGTAHPGAAPSGEEQRLLLRRLHDDCQMARRAVRAAVGTR; this is encoded by the coding sequence ATGTACGCAGCATCGTCCTCCGTGTCCGCCCCGCCCCGGCCGCTTCGCACCCGCCCGGCGGGCGGCGGACCGTACCTGGACCCGGCGGCGCGCCCGGGCGGCCCCGCGCCGGTCGCGGGCCGGCTCCGGCGGCTCCCGGGCCAGCCCGGTCCCCAGCCGCTCAGCGGGAGACTGGACCTGTCCGGCCCCCAGGGCGCGCAGCTGCGCACCGCGATCGCCGCGGTGCACCGGATCTGTCCGGAGTTCACTCCGGCGCAGGTGCTGCGGCGCAGCGGACGGTCCGTCCTCCTGGTGGGGACGGCGGGGCGCGGCACGGCCGTGGCCAAGTGTCTGCTGGACCACTCGCCCGCGTGGGCCGAGCGGATCCGCCACGAAATAGCCGCATACCGCTCGTTCGTCCGGCACCGGCCCCCGGTCCGCGTGCCCCGGCTGATCGCGGCGGATCCGGACAACGGCACCCTGGTCATCGAGCGGGCACCGGGCCGGGTGGCGGCGCTGCAGCGCCATCCCCTGGAGGCCCCTCCGCGCGCGGACATCCGGGCCGCGCTCGGCGCGATCTGCCGGGTGAACGCCTGGCGGCCCCCGGCGGGCACCTTCGACATGCCGCTGGACTACGGCGCCCGGATCTCCCGGTACCACGAGCTGGGCCTGCTCACCGACCGGGACCTCGGCGACCTGCAGAAGCTGCTGCACGGCATCGCCCACGAGGTGGGCCGGCACGGCATGCTCCAGTTCTGCCACGGCGACGCCCTGCTGTCGAACGTGCTGCTGTCGCCGGCCGGTCCCGTGCTGGTGGACTGGGAGCACGCGGGCTGGTACCTGCCGGGGTACGACCTGGCGACGCTGTGGCTGGTCCTCGGGGACGCGCCGGTGGCCCGGCGGCAGATCAGCCAGATCGCCCAGTCGGCGGGCCCCGCGTCGCGGGACGCCTTCCTGGTCAACCTGATGCTGCTGCTGACCCGGGAGATCCGGACCTACGAGACGGCGGTGCAGCGTTCGATGCACGAGGTGACCCCGGCGGCACCGGGCACGGCCCACCCGGGTGCTGCGCCGTCCGGCGAGGAACAGCGGCTGCTGCTCAGGCGGCTGCACGACGACTGCCAGATGGCCCGCAGGGCCGTCCGAGCGGCGGTCGGCACTCGCTGA
- a CDS encoding 3-hydroxybutyrate oligomer hydrolase family protein yields the protein MPTTPHRRPIRRTALTALSLTAACLLLTTPATAAPTSAPDGHCAGRAQLRVPGAARQQADCLDELTTAGTVATGHTDPADYAGLTPRDLPTPSGVPGIQIDGYFPDTSTTNTDHGWNHDSQFVIRLPDHWNGGLVVAGTPGNREQYANDKAVSDWVLARGYAYAATDKGNTGTAFYRDGTRPGDAIAEWNTRLTQLTGAARAVVAQRYHRPPARTIATGLSNGGYLVRWQLENHPELYDGGVDWEGTLWRAQGPNLLTFLPQALRHYPAYAAGGPGAADAEAALHRAGFPAGSEFLWPYHYQVYWDLTQRIYREELDPGYDGATEAGTPFCTPGSPACDADYDYASRPPAVHRAVERIALTGRIGKPLITLQGTLDVLLPISQDSDVYARMVDAAGRGSLLRYYRIEDGTHTDSLVDAFPGRLRPMVPCHHTAFEALEHWITGDARPPADHTVPRPPGATAAALLTSCPLR from the coding sequence ATGCCGACCACACCGCACAGACGGCCCATCCGCCGAACCGCCCTGACCGCACTGTCGCTCACCGCGGCCTGCCTGCTGCTGACCACCCCGGCCACGGCGGCGCCCACCAGCGCACCGGACGGCCACTGCGCCGGCCGCGCCCAGCTCCGGGTGCCCGGCGCCGCCCGCCAGCAGGCCGACTGCCTGGACGAGCTGACCACCGCCGGCACCGTCGCCACCGGCCACACCGACCCGGCCGACTACGCCGGACTCACCCCCAGGGACCTGCCCACGCCCAGCGGCGTCCCCGGCATCCAGATCGACGGCTACTTCCCGGACACCTCCACCACCAACACCGACCACGGCTGGAACCACGACTCCCAGTTCGTCATCCGCCTGCCCGACCACTGGAACGGCGGCCTGGTCGTCGCCGGCACGCCCGGCAACCGCGAGCAGTACGCCAACGACAAGGCCGTCTCCGACTGGGTGCTCGCCCGCGGCTACGCCTACGCCGCCACCGACAAGGGCAACACCGGCACCGCCTTCTACCGCGACGGCACGCGGCCCGGCGACGCCATAGCCGAATGGAACACCCGCCTCACCCAGCTCACCGGGGCCGCCCGAGCCGTGGTCGCCCAGCGCTACCACCGCCCGCCCGCCCGCACCATCGCCACCGGCCTGTCCAACGGCGGCTACCTCGTGCGCTGGCAACTGGAGAACCACCCCGAGCTGTACGACGGCGGAGTCGACTGGGAGGGCACCCTCTGGCGCGCGCAGGGCCCCAACCTGCTCACCTTCCTGCCGCAGGCGCTGCGCCACTACCCGGCGTACGCCGCGGGCGGCCCGGGAGCGGCCGACGCCGAAGCCGCGCTGCACCGGGCCGGCTTCCCGGCCGGCTCGGAGTTCCTGTGGCCGTACCACTACCAGGTCTACTGGGACCTCACCCAGCGCATCTACCGGGAGGAACTCGACCCCGGCTACGACGGCGCCACCGAGGCCGGCACTCCGTTCTGCACCCCCGGCTCACCCGCCTGCGACGCCGACTACGACTACGCGTCCCGGCCCCCGGCCGTCCACCGCGCCGTCGAGCGCATCGCCCTCACCGGACGCATCGGAAAGCCCCTGATCACCCTCCAGGGGACCCTCGACGTGCTGCTGCCGATCAGCCAGGACTCCGACGTCTACGCCCGCATGGTCGACGCGGCCGGCCGCGGCTCCCTGCTGCGCTACTACCGCATCGAGGACGGCACGCACACCGACTCCCTCGTCGACGCCTTCCCCGGCCGGCTGCGCCCGATGGTGCCCTGCCACCACACGGCCTTCGAAGCCCTGGAGCACTGGATCACCGGGGACGCACGCCCGCCCGCCGACCACACCGTCCCGCGCCCGCCCGGCGCGACGGCGGCCGCCTTGCTGACCAGCTGCCCGCTGCGGTGA
- a CDS encoding sulfatase — protein MPGNTDDETDAGPTEPERGTGPVGGAAAGARPPGRRARLVRGVAVGSAVLAVAVLLAALLLPDRPDRLGPAAFVRLPAEGILLAAVLLVVPPRARRAGAAATGVLIGLVTLVKCLDIGFYSVLYRPFDLVLDWGLLGNAADYVRDTSGRAGELAAVAGAVCLAVAVLVLTAGAALRLSTLLVRHRARSVRVVLLLGTAWITCVVFGLRTGAGPVASTLDAGLLGQRATQVRASLADARLFRREAAHDAFAHTSPGRLLTALRGKDVLFTFVESYGRSAIEDPEMGPRIQKVLQESGDTLKAAGFRARSGWLRSPVTGGGSWLAHSTFLSGLWISNQQRFRTLTSSDRTTLTGAFRSTGAWRTVGVVPGVLVAWPEGRFFGLDHVYDGHHLDYRGPDFGWSQVPDQFALQTFQRREFGKPGRGPLMAEIILTSSHYPWAPVPRMVDWAKLGDGSVFQRIRSEGRTQDEVWQTPESVRTAYRDSVAYSLNSLVGFLRRYGNRNTVLVFLGDHQPVPAVTGNSPRKDVPVTLVARDPKVLDRISGWGWTEGLKPAPDAPVWAMDRFRDRFLKAFGPRP, from the coding sequence TTGCCGGGGAACACGGACGACGAGACGGACGCAGGGCCGACGGAGCCGGAGCGCGGCACCGGGCCGGTGGGGGGAGCGGCTGCCGGCGCCCGGCCGCCCGGACGGCGGGCCCGCCTGGTGCGGGGTGTGGCCGTGGGGTCGGCCGTCCTCGCCGTCGCCGTGCTGCTCGCCGCACTGCTGCTGCCGGACCGGCCCGACCGTCTCGGGCCCGCCGCGTTCGTGCGGCTGCCTGCCGAAGGCATCCTGCTCGCCGCCGTGCTGCTGGTGGTGCCGCCGCGGGCGAGGCGGGCCGGGGCGGCGGCCACCGGCGTGCTCATCGGGCTGGTCACGCTGGTCAAGTGCCTGGACATCGGCTTCTATTCGGTGCTGTACCGCCCCTTCGACCTGGTGCTCGACTGGGGCCTGCTGGGCAACGCGGCGGACTATGTCCGGGACACCTCGGGCCGCGCGGGCGAGCTGGCCGCCGTCGCCGGCGCCGTGTGCCTCGCGGTCGCCGTCCTCGTCCTCACCGCGGGCGCCGCGCTCCGGCTGAGCACGCTGCTGGTCCGGCACCGCGCGCGGTCGGTCCGCGTGGTCCTGCTGCTGGGCACCGCCTGGATCACCTGCGTCGTGTTCGGGCTGCGGACGGGCGCCGGTCCCGTCGCCTCGACGCTCGACGCGGGGCTTCTCGGCCAGCGCGCCACGCAGGTCCGCGCCTCCCTCGCGGACGCCCGCCTCTTCCGGCGCGAGGCCGCGCACGACGCCTTCGCCCACACGTCGCCCGGCCGGTTGCTGACCGCTCTGCGCGGCAAGGACGTGCTGTTCACGTTCGTCGAGAGCTACGGCCGTTCGGCGATCGAGGACCCGGAGATGGGCCCGCGGATCCAGAAGGTCCTCCAGGAGAGCGGCGACACCCTCAAGGCCGCCGGGTTCCGGGCGCGCAGCGGCTGGCTGCGCTCGCCGGTCACCGGCGGCGGCAGCTGGCTCGCCCACTCGACCTTCCTGTCCGGCCTGTGGATCAGCAACCAGCAGCGGTTCCGCACCCTCACCTCCAGCGACCGGACCACCCTCACGGGCGCTTTCCGCAGCACCGGCGCCTGGCGCACGGTCGGCGTCGTGCCGGGGGTGCTGGTGGCCTGGCCGGAGGGCCGGTTCTTCGGCCTGGACCACGTCTACGACGGCCATCACCTCGACTACCGCGGCCCGGACTTCGGCTGGTCCCAGGTGCCGGACCAGTTCGCCCTGCAGACCTTCCAGCGGCGGGAGTTCGGCAAGCCGGGCCGGGGCCCGCTCATGGCGGAGATCATCCTCACCTCCAGCCACTATCCCTGGGCGCCCGTGCCCCGCATGGTCGACTGGGCGAAGCTGGGCGACGGCTCGGTCTTCCAGCGGATCAGGAGCGAGGGCAGGACCCAGGACGAGGTCTGGCAGACCCCCGAGAGCGTGCGCACCGCCTACCGCGACTCCGTCGCGTACTCGCTGAACAGCCTGGTCGGATTCCTGCGCCGCTACGGCAACCGGAACACGGTGCTGGTCTTCCTGGGCGACCACCAGCCCGTGCCGGCCGTCACCGGGAACAGCCCCCGCAAGGACGTGCCCGTCACCCTCGTCGCCCGCGATCCCAAGGTGCTGGACCGGATCTCCGGCTGGGGCTGGACGGAGGGCCTGAAGCCCGCCCCGGACGCGCCCGTCTGGGCGATGGACCGCTTCCGCGACCGGTTCCTGAAGGCGTTCGGGCCGCGGCCGTAG
- a CDS encoding DUF397 domain-containing protein, with protein sequence MAESTIQQHPLAGWDKPELDLSKAEWQSSSRGLGDVQIAFVEGFIAMRNSGRPESPSLIFTPAEWGAFVSGAREGEFDLT encoded by the coding sequence GTGGCCGAGAGCACCATCCAGCAGCACCCGCTCGCGGGCTGGGACAAGCCGGAGCTGGATCTCAGCAAGGCCGAGTGGCAGTCCAGCAGCCGAGGACTGGGCGATGTCCAGATCGCCTTCGTCGAGGGCTTCATCGCGATGCGCAACAGCGGCCGTCCGGAGAGCCCATCCCTGATCTTCACGCCCGCGGAATGGGGCGCCTTCGTCTCCGGAGCCCGGGAAGGGGAGTTCGACCTCACCTGA
- a CDS encoding N-acetylmuramoyl-L-alanine amidase, with protein sequence MRGSATDSPSTPGHRHLRRAAVPLASAALLLPLLGAAPAQSAGDSSAGRLQHAFATASAEYHVPQSVLLAVSYLQSRWDWHAGAPSVTGGYGPMHLTDARTAIATTEHYAEGAEDARGDSERAALHPDIKVPAESALPARLKTLPKAAELTGLTDRQLRTDPEANVAGGAALLAAAQKQLGEPLSSDPADWYGAVARFSGADDRATAAAYADDVYDVLRTGEERVTDDGQRVALAAQPGLTADTAQLQKAGLGTLPTDGVECPMSVSCEAVWAPYAEFGDGDYGNHDLGDRPVSQAIKYIVIHDTEGAWDGVMNLIQDPTYVSWNYTIRSTDGLIAQHVKAKDVAWHAGNWDVNARSVGIEHEGFLANPDAWYTEAMYRSSARLVRYLAARYGIPLDRQHILGHDNVPGPTASTIPGMHTDPGPYWDWRHYFQLLGHPFRRTAGRSGGLVTILPDYAANQPTYTGCTTAGQPCTAHGSSEVRLYSDHDVNAPLIKDVGLKKDPTEDVNDLSSRVSTGQQYAVADRWGDWTAIWYLGQKAWFRNPGSAPAAVPAAGLVITPKDGLASVPVYGRAYPEKEAYPAGVPAQSVVPLPYTIPAGQKYVVGDEVPGEYYYAVTFTTDSHRVVVGKDLYYEIQYGHRVGFVRAADVTLEGSAG encoded by the coding sequence TTGCGAGGTTCCGCCACCGATTCCCCGTCCACACCCGGCCACAGACATCTGCGGCGCGCCGCCGTCCCGCTGGCCTCGGCGGCACTGCTGCTGCCGCTGCTCGGCGCGGCCCCCGCCCAGAGCGCCGGCGACTCCTCCGCCGGCCGGCTGCAGCACGCGTTCGCCACGGCGTCGGCCGAGTACCACGTGCCGCAGAGCGTCCTGCTCGCCGTCTCCTATCTGCAGTCGCGCTGGGACTGGCACGCCGGCGCGCCGAGCGTGACCGGCGGCTACGGCCCGATGCACCTCACGGACGCCCGCACCGCGATCGCCACCACGGAGCACTACGCCGAGGGCGCCGAGGACGCCCGCGGCGACAGCGAACGCGCCGCGCTGCACCCCGACATCAAGGTGCCGGCCGAGTCGGCGCTCCCGGCCCGCCTGAAGACCCTGCCGAAGGCGGCGGAGCTGACCGGCCTGACGGACCGGCAGCTGCGCACCGACCCGGAGGCGAACGTGGCCGGCGGGGCCGCCCTGCTCGCCGCCGCGCAGAAGCAGCTCGGCGAGCCGCTGAGCTCCGACCCGGCCGACTGGTACGGCGCGGTGGCGCGGTTCTCCGGCGCCGACGACAGGGCGACCGCCGCGGCGTACGCCGACGACGTGTACGACGTCCTGCGCACCGGCGAGGAGCGCGTCACGGACGACGGCCAGCGGGTCGCGCTGGCCGCCCAGCCGGGGCTGACCGCCGACACCGCCCAGCTGCAGAAGGCCGGTCTCGGCACCCTGCCCACGGACGGCGTGGAGTGCCCCATGTCGGTGTCCTGCGAGGCGGTCTGGGCGCCGTACGCGGAGTTCGGGGACGGCGACTACGGCAACCACGACCTCGGCGACCGGCCGGTGTCGCAGGCGATCAAGTACATCGTCATCCATGACACGGAGGGCGCCTGGGACGGGGTGATGAACCTGATCCAGGACCCGACGTATGTGTCGTGGAACTACACGATCCGTTCCACGGACGGTCTGATCGCCCAGCACGTCAAGGCGAAGGACGTGGCCTGGCACGCGGGCAACTGGGACGTCAACGCCCGGTCCGTCGGCATCGAGCATGAGGGTTTCCTCGCCAATCCGGACGCCTGGTACACGGAGGCGATGTATCGTTCCTCCGCCCGGCTGGTGCGGTATCTGGCCGCCCGGTACGGCATCCCGCTGGACCGGCAGCACATCCTCGGCCACGACAACGTGCCCGGCCCGACGGCGTCCACGATCCCCGGCATGCACACGGACCCGGGTCCGTACTGGGACTGGCGGCACTACTTCCAGCTGCTGGGCCACCCCTTCCGGCGCACCGCGGGCAGGTCGGGCGGGCTGGTGACGATCCTGCCGGACTACGCCGCGAACCAGCCGACGTACACGGGCTGCACCACGGCGGGCCAGCCGTGCACGGCGCACGGCTCCAGCGAGGTGCGGCTGTACTCGGACCACGACGTGAACGCGCCGCTGATCAAGGACGTCGGGCTGAAGAAGGACCCGACCGAGGACGTGAACGACCTGTCCTCGCGGGTCTCCACCGGCCAGCAGTACGCGGTCGCGGACCGCTGGGGCGACTGGACGGCGATCTGGTACCTGGGCCAGAAGGCCTGGTTCCGGAACCCGGGCTCGGCTCCGGCCGCGGTGCCCGCCGCGGGGCTCGTGATCACGCCGAAGGACGGCCTGGCGAGCGTCCCGGTGTACGGCAGGGCCTACCCGGAGAAGGAGGCGTACCCGGCGGGCGTGCCCGCGCAGTCGGTCGTCCCGCTGCCGTACACGATCCCGGCCGGGCAGAAGTACGTGGTCGGTGACGAGGTGCCGGGCGAGTACTACTACGCGGTCACCTTCACCACCGACTCGCACCGGGTCGTGGTGGGCAAGGACCTGTACTACGAGATCCAGTACGGCCACCGGGTCGGCTTCGTCCGCGCGGCGGACGTGACCCTGGAGGGCTCGGCCGGCTGA
- a CDS encoding DNA-binding protein NsdB, translating to MSGQPNTRLADLFGLAGWSKGELARLVNKQAAAMGHPQLSTDTSRVRRWIDMGEIPRDPVPRVLAALFTERLGRVVTIEDLGLVRHGRTGKRQGDGIEEHPDGVPWAPERTAAVLTEFTGMDLMLNRRGLVGAGAALAAGSTLSTAMYDWLHTDPALKADAPVQGDPLHADPAGYDRYEAAPIGSQEIEELENSVKVFRAWDAARGGGLQRKAVVGQLNEVGGMLAYHHPPHLQRRLWGVAANLAVLAGWMSHDVGLEPTAQKYFIIAAHAAREGGDRPRAGEALSRAARQMVHLGRPDDALNLMKLAQSGAGDRLQPRTKAMFHTIEAWAQASMGKGQAMRRTLGQAEDLFVADRGDEEPPDWMQTFKDEDLYGMQALAYRTLAEFDPSAATHAQYYAEKALSLRIDGRERSKIFDHLSMASACFIADDPEQADRYARLALMSMGSNSSRRTWDRLRQMYRLTAEYAGYPKIHELREEIRLALPKPRAKGGDSAQA from the coding sequence GTGAGCGGACAACCCAACACTCGTCTGGCGGACCTGTTCGGCCTGGCCGGCTGGTCCAAGGGTGAACTCGCGAGGCTGGTCAACAAGCAGGCGGCGGCCATGGGCCACCCCCAGCTGTCGACCGACACCTCCCGGGTCCGCCGCTGGATCGACATGGGAGAGATCCCGCGCGATCCGGTACCGCGGGTGCTGGCAGCCCTGTTCACCGAGCGTCTCGGCCGTGTCGTGACCATCGAGGACCTCGGTCTGGTACGGCACGGGCGTACGGGGAAACGGCAGGGCGACGGGATCGAGGAACATCCCGACGGCGTGCCGTGGGCGCCCGAACGGACCGCCGCGGTCCTCACCGAATTCACGGGAATGGACCTCATGCTCAACCGACGCGGCTTGGTGGGCGCGGGTGCCGCGCTCGCCGCGGGATCCACGCTCAGCACTGCCATGTACGACTGGTTGCACACCGACCCGGCCCTGAAGGCCGACGCCCCCGTCCAGGGCGATCCCCTGCACGCCGACCCCGCTGGGTACGACCGCTACGAGGCCGCCCCCATCGGGTCGCAGGAGATCGAGGAACTGGAGAACTCGGTCAAGGTGTTCCGCGCCTGGGACGCCGCCCGTGGCGGCGGGCTGCAGCGCAAGGCGGTCGTGGGCCAGCTCAACGAGGTGGGCGGCATGCTCGCCTACCACCATCCACCCCATCTCCAGCGGCGCCTGTGGGGCGTCGCCGCCAACCTCGCCGTCCTGGCGGGCTGGATGTCGCACGACGTCGGCCTGGAGCCCACGGCGCAGAAGTACTTCATCATCGCCGCCCACGCCGCCCGGGAGGGCGGTGACCGGCCGCGCGCCGGCGAGGCCCTGTCGCGGGCGGCCCGGCAGATGGTGCACCTGGGCCGGCCCGACGACGCGCTGAACCTGATGAAGCTCGCCCAGTCCGGCGCCGGCGACCGGCTGCAGCCGCGCACGAAGGCGATGTTCCACACCATCGAGGCCTGGGCGCAGGCGTCGATGGGCAAGGGGCAGGCGATGCGGCGCACGCTCGGGCAGGCGGAGGACCTGTTCGTCGCCGACCGGGGCGACGAGGAACCGCCGGACTGGATGCAGACCTTCAAGGACGAGGACCTGTACGGCATGCAGGCGCTCGCCTACCGCACGCTCGCGGAGTTCGACCCGAGCGCGGCCACGCACGCCCAGTACTACGCGGAGAAGGCGCTCTCGCTGCGGATCGACGGACGGGAGCGGTCGAAGATCTTCGACCATCTGTCCATGGCCTCGGCCTGCTTCATCGCCGACGATCCCGAACAGGCCGACCGCTACGCACGGCTGGCCCTGATGTCGATGGGCTCCAACTCCTCCCGGCGCACCTGGGACCGGCTCCGCCAGATGTACCGGCTGACCGCGGAGTACGCCGGCTATCCGAAGATCCACGAACTGCGGGAGGAGATCCGGCTCGCCCTGCCCAAACCGAGGGCGAAGGGCGGCGACAGCGCTCAGGCGTGA